The DNA sequence TCAGATAATCCAAGAGGTTATCCAGTTGCTCCGCCACTCCGAACGTAAGGGTTACGGTAGCTTGATAGGTTCCGCCGTTTTCCGCTAAGTCCTCAGGCGTCACCTTCACCTTCAACCTTAAACCTGCTGTATTTTCGTTGGTATCGAGCCCTGACAGGTACTGTCCGTTTCCGGAGGCCGGCTCGCCGTTGATCGTTCCGGCCACATCCTGACCGTAATCGGTGATCATATCCGTCCCGATCCCGGTGCTACTTCCATCGCCTAAGTCCTCGACGTTCGATACCACGCTGAACCCCATGCTGGATCCATAATAGTCATGTGTGAGCTTCAACTTTCCGCCGTCGTTGGAGGCGGTTATCGGGATCTCATATCTCCCCTGGGTGGTGATCTGAAACGTCCCGAAATCGAGGTTTCCGTCCCCGTCATAGGTGAGTTGCAGAGATATATCGCTCTCTCCGGGCGTGTTATCGGTTATGACCAACCTCCCGTTTGAATCCACCGTGGCGGTGACCTCTCCTGAGAATGCGTTCTGGATCTCATTCAGCAGATCCGATATCCTGGTCGTGTTCACATCATTTATCGTGAAAGTCCTTGAAATCTGGTTGCCATCTCTATCAGTGCCGGAGATCGTTATGGTATCCCCGTTCGAGACGTTCGCTCCGAAGATCTCGCCGAAGGTGGTGTTTCCCGTTATCGGAGTCGTCCCATCAGTGGTGTTGGCGGTATCTGAAGTGAGCACCTGGGCGACCCTCTGATGCAGAAGGCTGTTTATCCGATCCACTATCGTATCTATGGTATCGCCCGCATAAAGCTGGACGGTCTCACTCGTCCCACTTGCAAGCTCTGTTATGGTCAGCGCTTCATCCTGGGATAGCCCGCCATCCTGGATGGGAGTCGATCCCGTCACGCTTGCCCGCTTAGCCGCTTGAGTTATAACTACGTTGTAGGTCCCCGGTTTCGTGGCTCTCGTGTGACTGAGATATTCGATCTTCCCTGTGGCCGAGCCCTGCTGAACGGCAAAAAGGTTTATGACTTGATCCAGATTGTTCTGGATAGCACTAGTCAGTTTGGAATCATCTATCGAAAGGATGCCCTTGCCGTCGGAGGCTATCCCGATGTGAACCAACGCCGTCAGATCCTCATTTCCTTCGGATATCTCGTTTATCAATATCGATCTGAGCCGTGAGTGAATGGTCAAAAGCGTAGCATCCCCCAGGAGGGTTCCACCCTGGCCGGTCTCGACATCATAATCGAACTGCTCGTTTATGTATGAGGCCAGATCGTTATAGGCATCCACGAAATCCTGAATGAGCCCTTTAATGGCATCGACATCCAGCGAAACCTCCATCGTCACGGATCTCCCCGGCTCGGCCTTCTGAAGGTTAAGGGTGATCCCGTCGATGGCGTCATCTATCGTGTTTGAGCTGCGCGCGATCTCTATCCCGTTGAGCTTTATCTTCGCATCCGCTCCCTCCTGAAGCTGATTCGCGTGTTCGCTCTCCAATATACCCAGGACCTGTAGCACGTTGTTATCGTCCGAGAATTGAGTTGTTCCGGTTATCTGAAGCTTATATCTGGTGGTTCCTGAGGATGTATCCTCCACCAAGGCCACAGTAACTCCCGTCGGCGAGGCGGCTT is a window from the Candidatus Poribacteria bacterium genome containing:
- the fliD gene encoding flagellar filament capping protein FliD, producing the protein MNISGISFSGLISGLDTKSIIDQLMQVAQRPIDMIEDQKSQVEDKISAWQEVNTRLAALSSAVSSLADSSSFRQYRADLSDSDLFSVSLSSNAAPGLYTVEVLQLAASEQISSDSFSDTSSGLGLEGEFLINGVRIDVEAYDSLVDIKDEINSANAGVTAAIINISDTDHRLVITSNQTGSEGIDLAEVSGDVLKSLGFINDTTSLKHPLGEGAETDPFADITSPIGTLLNLTTPPSGVVTIGDKTISIDLSTDSLQSIKEKIEAASPTGVTVALVEDTSSGTTRYKLQITGTTQFSDDNNVLQVLGILESEHANQLQEGADAKIKLNGIEIARSSNTIDDAIDGITLNLQKAEPGRSVTMEVSLDVDAIKGLIQDFVDAYNDLASYINEQFDYDVETGQGGTLLGDATLLTIHSRLRSILINEISEGNEDLTALVHIGIASDGKGILSIDDSKLTSAIQNNLDQVINLFAVQQGSATGKIEYLSHTRATKPGTYNVVITQAAKRASVTGSTPIQDGGLSQDEALTITELASGTSETVQLYAGDTIDTIVDRINSLLHQRVAQVLTSDTANTTDGTTPITGNTTFGEIFGANVSNGDTITISGTDRDGNQISRTFTINDVNTTRISDLLNEIQNAFSGEVTATVDSNGRLVITDNTPGESDISLQLTYDGDGNLDFGTFQITTQGRYEIPITASNDGGKLKLTHDYYGSSMGFSVVSNVEDLGDGSSTGIGTDMITDYGQDVAGTINGEPASGNGQYLSGLDTNENTAGLRLKVKVTPEDLAENGGTYQATVTLTFGVAEQLDNLLDYLTDSADGLMVRHQKALQDQIDELDDRIQSIQERLDMERERLENMFVELERAMNELTAQGDYLLTQIAKATGTNTNNTQRRSVA